One window of Cryptococcus neoformans var. grubii H99 chromosome 11, complete sequence genomic DNA carries:
- a CDS encoding ESCRT-I complex subunit TSG101, producing MSSLSLTRDWLRSVLRPFPAREAIAQEVIYILQQRRTLAVKTDAFTFDSGHTALLLLLHGTLPVTYRGAVYQIPIHLWVPHEYPRAPPLVFVMPTKDMGVRKSREVEPSGRVREQVVEEWWRAWEVKNLDMLLKHLADVFSAAPPVYAKPSTPSQNQNLSSGARTPTPDRQTGASQPPVPARPTFGRPNPETLPVYRPAPTPPLHPFSHNPTLQRSPPTSSAPQHVQTPSESPSMPNQPRQTQSPSPSTSAPPVPQRPYSGVSPIPQVAGSLQQHYTGPQQVWQGVPASRPPPPTGMMGSQNTAAGRPRPTLPGEDGNDAVHPGQQTYYPLPHPHQAQKSQSLPVPRQPPQDLLSSPGTQPTALNNEPDDASGPPPIPPSKPPPPSLLHLHSILLPHLNASLPPLVNSLHSSVEHLRARQEDLVTGEPAIRDEMARLEAVKKVCDSVGKKMEEVVAKGGERVADLESKGEVAVDELVCGISIVHNQLVDLVAEDNAIEDTIYHMTRALDAERVDLDRYLKSIRSLAREQYMKRALIERILQGMGQKQGW from the exons ATGTCCTCGCTCAGTCTCACCAGAGACTGGCTTCGATCCGTCCTCCGCCCCTTCCCCGCCCGTGAGGCCATCGCCCAGGAGGTCATCTACATCCTCCAGCAACGCCGCACCCTCGCTGTCAAGACAGACGCTTTCA CCTTTGACTCGGGACATACCgcgctccttctcctcctccatggCACGCTTCCAGTCACCTACCGTGGCGCCGTTTACCAGATACCCATACATCTCTGGGTACCTCATGAGTACCCACGCGCTCCTCCCTTAGTCTTTGTAATGCCAACCAAGGACATGGGCGTGAGGAAAAGTAGAGAGGTTGAGCCATCAGGCAGAGTCAGAGAACAAGTCGTGGAGGAATGGTGGAGGGCTTGGGAG GTTAAGAATCTTGACATGCTGTTGAAACATCTGGCAGACGTGTTTTCAGCTGCACCACCGGTATATGCTAAACCATCCACACCTTCCCAGAATCAAAACTTGTCATCTGGGGCTCGTACGCCAACTCCAGACAGGCAAACAGGAGCCTCTCAGCCCCCAGTCCCTGCCCGGCCAACCTTCGGTCGTCCGAATCCAGAA ACACTTCCGGTTTACAGACCAGCACCAACTCCTCCGCTTCATCCATTCTCCCATAATCCCACCCTTCAACGCTCCCCGCCCACGTCTTCCGCGCCGCAACATGTTCAAACTCCGAGTGAATCACCATCTATGCCCAATCAACCTCGTCAAACCCAATCTCCAAGCCCATCAAcatctgctcctcctgTTCCTCAGAGGCCTTACTCCGGTGTAAGTCCAATACCTCAAGTTGCAGGGTCACTCCAGCAGCATTATACAGGACCCCAACAGGTATGGCAAGGAGTGCCTGCCTCAAGGCCACCGCCACCAACCGGTATGATGGGGTCACAAAATACAGCAGCAGGGCGACCCCGGCCTACTCTGCCAGGCGAGGATGGTAACGATGCTGTTCACCCTGGTCAACAGACATACTatcctctccctcatccacatcaGGCTCAGAAATCTCAAAGCCTTCCAGTACCACGGCAGCCCCCACAGGATCTTTTATCTTCGCCTGGAACACAGCCCACAGCTCTCAACAACGAACCAGATGATGCATCCGGCCCTCCGCCTATTCCGCCTTCGAAACCCccacctccctccctcctgcacctccattccatccttctcccacaCCTCAACGCGTCCCTGCCCCCTCTAGTGAACTCTCTTCATTCATCTGTGGAGCACCTGCGAGCAAGGCAAGAAGATTTGGTGACAGGTGAACCGGCTATACGAGATGAGATGGCGAGACTTGAAGCTGTGAAAAAGGTGTGCGATTCAGTGGGCAAGaaaatggaggaggtggtTGCCAAGGGCGGAGAAAGGGTCGCGGATCTGGAATCTAAGGGCGAAGTGGCGGTCGATGAGCTTGTGTGTGGGATCTCCATTGTACATAATCA GCTAGTAGACTTGGTAGCAGAAGATAACGCCATCGAAGATACAATTTACCATATGACTCGAGCACTTGACGCGGAACGCGTCGATCTTGACCGATATCTCAAATCCATCAGGTCATTGGCAAGAGAACAGTACATGAAGAGGGCTCTCATAGAGAGGATCCTCCAAGGGATGGGACAGAAGCAAGGGTGGTGA
- a CDS encoding cell differentiation protein rcd1 has product MFSHAPPHLPHQHQHHPLQHQSLHRPPTAPATPDTEHSTHTWAPTPSFPQHMNQQLQPATNIPPYLFDRRQFPYSAPAADATRQNAAHTPQIAATQSTTPGASASGPLLPQNLAQHLNNPPPPTGSQQSINPAMQTQAGPGTASVTGASAGGKVLLMPNGAPPPAGSDEEKIYILITELLEPETREAALLELSKKRELYEDLALVLWGGFGIMSSLLLEIVAVYPALSPPSLTAHASNRVCNALALLQCVASHSDTRALFLNAHIPLFLYPFLNTTSKTRPFEYLRLTSLGVIGALVKQNDNSDVINFLLSTEIIPLCLRIMETGSELSKTVAIFIVQKILADDLGLQYICQTYERFYAVGTVLANMVDALVESQAVRLLKHVVRCYLRMSDNPRAREALRACLPKALQDNTFNPLLKGDMVTKRCLQTLLMNLNERPASDIQ; this is encoded by the exons ATGTTCTCGCACGCCCCGCCCCATCTCCCccaccagcaccagcaccatcctctccagCACCAGTCTCTGCACCGCCCCCCCACGGCCCCCGCCACCCCGGACACGGAGCACTCCACACACACGTGGGCACCCACGCCAAGCTTCCCCCAGCACATGAACCAGCAGCTCCAGCCAGCCACGAACATCCCCCCCTACCTCTTCGACCGGCGCCAGTTCCCCTACTCGGCCCCCGCCGCAGACGCCACCAGGCAGAATGCCGCCCACACCCCCCAGATAGCGGCGACCCAGTCGACCACCCCGGGCGCATCCGCCTCTGGCCCGCTGCTCCCACAAAATCTCGCCCAACACCTGAACAATCCACCGCCGCCCACCGGCTCCCAGCAGTCCATCAACCCCGCCATGCAAACCCAGGCCGGTCCTGGAACTGCTAGCGTCACTGGGGCGTCGGCCGGAGGCAAGGTTCTTCTGATGCCCAACGGCGCGCCGCCCCCTGCAGGCAgcgacgaggagaagatctacatcctcatcaccgAGCTCCTTGAGCCGGAAACACGGGAGGCAGCTCTTTTGGAATTGAGTAAAAAGAGAGAGCTTTACGAGGATTTAGCGTTGGTCCTTTGGGGTGGTTTTG GTATCATGAGCTCCCTGCTGCTCGAGATCGTCGCCGTCTATCCAGCTCTTTCTCCGCCATCCTTGACTGCCCATGCTTCCAACCGGGTATGCAATGCGCTCGCTCTCCTTCAGTGTGTCGCGAGCCATTCCGACACACGAGCATTGTTCTTAAATG CGCACATTCCCCTGTTTTTATATCCCTTCCTCAACACGACCAGTAAAACTCGACCTTTTGAATATCTTCGATTAACATCACTGGGCGTAATCGGCGCTCTTGTCAAA CAAAATGACAACTCGGATGTCATcaacttccttctctctaCTGAAATTATTCCTCTGTGTCTCAGAATAATGGAGACTGGCTCGGAACTTTCCAAGACTGTGGCCATCTTTATCGTTCAAAAGATCCTCGCAGACGATTTGGGATTGCAATATATCTGCCAAACGTATGAGAGATTTTATGCGGTTGGGACAGTGTTGGCCAACATGGTGGATGCGCTTGTGGAGAGTCAGGCGGTCCGTTTATTGAAGCATGTGGTTAGATGTTATCTGAGGATGAGTGACAACCCCAG GGCAAGAGAGGCTCTTCGTGCCTGCCTTCCAAAGGCTTTGCAGGATAACACCTTCAACCCCCTTCTCAAGGGCGACATGGTTACCAAGCGATGCCTTCAAACCCTCTTAATGAATCTCAACGAGCGGCCGGCTTCTGACATTCAATAA
- a CDS encoding porphobilinogen deaminase yields MSCPFHTTTNTSIRNPLPDRALLLAMKSQTNTFILGTRKSNLALVQTGHVADDLRRLHSAAGSKFGETREEGDDAEQGDVPFVHPYTFSIESMTTVGDRNQTTPLHLLSPYSSTQPAKSLWTDELEARLINGHFDMLVHSLKDVPTVLKDGCEIGCMAKRHDPRDALVVKQGLPYKRLEDLPDGAVVGTGSVRRVAQLKRAFPNLVFEDMRGNLNTRFNKLDNPQSPFSALILAMSGLERLGMAHRATSPLSSPTLMHAVGQGALAIEIRSTDPRVRNCLRGLGHWQTEWSCGAERGCLRVLEGGCSVPVGVESELVELDEDEVAAHPELLEGVEDPFRGQEESPLEGDSPMLWFSGLVDTTSTPTPSTPTFSSHSLPPLRTRLAKLTLHSCVTSTDGSKHVLFTPPPVLVRSYRQAEQFGEECARKLRGMGAGEILDEINKLRKERELRDLESAIERSRAAQEEGEKMGLVQDGTAEVVA; encoded by the exons ATGTCTTGCCCCTTCCACACCACCACGAACACCTCCATCCGCAACCCATTGCCAGACCGTGCACTTCTCCTTGCAATGAAATCCCAGACAAACACTTTCATTCTCGGCACACGCAAGTCAAACCTCGCCCTCGTACAAACAGGTCACGTCGCAGATGATCTTCGACGTCTCCATTCCGCCGCGGGCAGCAAATTCGGCGAGACtagagaggaaggtgaCGATGCCGAACAGGGTGATGTGCCCTTCGTGCACCCGTACACTTTCTCCATTGAGTCTATGACCACGGTTGGTGACCGAAACCAGACTACCCcactccacctcctctccccgTACTCCTCCACCCAGCCCGCAAAATCCCTTTGGACGGATGAGCTCGAGGCTCGACTCATCAACGGTCACTTTGACATGCTCGTGCACTCCCTCAAGGATGTGCCTACCGTTCTCAAGGACGGATGCGAAATCGGATGTATGGCCAAGAGACATGATCCTCGCGATGCATTGGTAGTCAAGCAGGGATTACCGTACAAAAGACTGGAAGATTTGCCCGACGGAGCTGTTGTTGGTACAGGTAGTGTGAGGAGAGTAGCGCAACTAAAGAGAGCTTTTCCCAATCTCGTTTTTGAGGATATG CGCGGTAACCTCAATACACGATTCAACAAACTGGACAACCCCCAATCGCCATTTTCTGCTCTTATTCTCGCCATGTCTGGCCTCGAACGTTTAGGCATGGCCCACCGTGCCACTTCGCCgctttcctctccaactcttATGCACGCTGTCGGTCAAGGTGCGCTTGCCATCGAAATTCGATCCACCGACCCTCGCGTTCGAAACTGTTTAAGGGGATTAGGCCACTGGCAGACTGAATGGTCCTGCGGTGCCGAAAGAGGTTGTTTGAGGGTTTTGGAGGGAGGCTGCTCTGTCCCGGTCGGTGTGGAGTCTGAGCTCGTCGAGCttgacgaggatgaggttgcTGCCCATCCCGAATTACTTGAGGGCGTGGAAGATCCTTTCAGGGGCCAGGAAGAGAGCCCTCTTGAAGGAGACTCTCCTATGCTATGGTTCTCTGGTCTTGTAGACACCACTTCCACTCCTACTCCGTCCACACCCACTTTCTCATCTCATTCTCTCCCCCCGCTCCGAACACGCCTAGCGAAGCTCACTCTCCATTCTTGTGTCACTTCCACCGATGGATCCAAACACGTCCTTTTTACCCCTCCTCCCGTCCTCGTACGATCATACCGTCAAGCAGAGCAGTTTGGTGAAGAGTGTGCTCGGAAATTGAGGGGGATGGGTGCAGGGGAAATCTTGGATGAGATCAATAAGCTCAGGAAGGAACGAGAGTTGAGGGACTTGGAAAGCGCTATCGAGAGAAGTAGAGCAGCACAAGAGGAGGGTGAGAAGATGGGGTTGGTTCAGGATGGCACAGCCGAAGTTGTTGCCTAA